A genomic region of Mycobacterium senriense contains the following coding sequences:
- a CDS encoding glycosyltransferase, with amino-acid sequence MKIAIVSGDDVVGDDPQQLGAALASQGHDVTVCLRRAGRRSAQAAAVGNYRRLSVPVGPRKTASSVEVLPYVGEWAAKLERAWSAEQPDVVHAYGWLAGLAAQLAGRRRRIPVVQTFLGLAATSGAHADAGHDSELERIEPLLARSAGWVTGESSDDVDALARLRHRRTGVSALTCGVDAERYVPTGPAVSRNGLHRILCVAPNPLWRNGIDIAIRTVPRVRGAELVIAENDARNADHNDARARLRRLAKDLGVADRVTFAGTVTDDELPKLIRSADVVVCTPREPPRATTVLQAMATGVAVAVATVGVLADVVLDDITGLMLSPEDPVGLAAALRRLLSQSFQCESMGAAGRSRAVSRFAWDRIALDAMNIYGSIGSPDRAPIGAAR; translated from the coding sequence TTGAAGATTGCGATTGTCAGCGGCGATGACGTTGTCGGGGACGACCCGCAGCAGCTGGGTGCCGCGCTGGCGAGCCAGGGACACGACGTGACGGTCTGTCTCCGGCGCGCGGGTCGGCGCTCGGCACAGGCAGCCGCCGTCGGCAACTACCGGCGCCTGTCGGTTCCGGTTGGCCCGCGCAAGACCGCATCATCGGTTGAGGTGCTGCCCTACGTGGGCGAGTGGGCCGCCAAGCTCGAGCGGGCCTGGTCAGCGGAGCAACCCGACGTCGTGCACGCCTATGGCTGGCTGGCCGGCTTGGCTGCTCAGCTGGCCGGTCGCCGTCGGCGCATTCCCGTCGTGCAGACGTTCCTGGGGCTGGCCGCGACATCGGGTGCTCATGCCGACGCCGGCCACGACAGCGAACTCGAGCGCATCGAACCGCTGTTGGCGCGCAGCGCGGGCTGGGTGACGGGCGAGAGCAGCGACGACGTCGACGCTCTGGCCCGGCTGCGTCATCGCCGGACCGGGGTGTCCGCCTTGACCTGCGGCGTAGACGCCGAGCGGTATGTCCCGACGGGTCCGGCGGTCTCGCGCAACGGCCTGCATCGTATCCTGTGTGTGGCACCGAATCCCCTGTGGCGCAACGGTATCGATATCGCAATCCGCACCGTGCCCAGGGTGCGTGGTGCGGAGCTGGTGATTGCCGAGAATGATGCAAGAAACGCCGACCACAATGACGCGCGGGCCCGGTTGCGTCGTCTCGCGAAAGATCTGGGTGTGGCCGACCGCGTCACCTTTGCCGGCACGGTCACCGATGACGAACTGCCAAAACTGATCCGCTCCGCCGACGTCGTGGTGTGCACTCCCCGCGAACCGCCCCGTGCCACCACCGTGTTACAAGCCATGGCCACCGGGGTGGCCGTGGCCGTGGCCACGGTGGGCGTGCTGGCCGATGTCGTGCTCGACGACATCACCGGGCTCATGCTGTCGCCGGAGGATCCCGTCGGATTGGCTGCGGCGTTGAGAAGGTTGCTCTCCCAGAGCTTTCAATGCGAAAGCATGGGCGCGGCGGGCCGCAGTCGCGCCGTGTCACGCTTTGCTTGGGACCGAATAGCGCTTGATGCGATGAATATCTACGGCAGCATCGGGTCGCCAGATCGGGCACCGATTGGTGCGGCGCGGTGA
- a CDS encoding LLM class flavin-dependent oxidoreductase translates to MSAPRRIFLNAFDMACVGHQSAGLWRHPDDQGYRYRELGYWTELARILEAGGFDALFLADVLGVYDVYGASRDAAVADAAQFPVNDPTAAVSAMAAVTERLGFGITLSLTYEQPYALARRLSTLDHLTGGRVAWNIVTSYLDSAAKNLGFDAQIPHDRRYEIADEYLEVCYKLWEGSWEADAVVRDAQRGVFTDPAKVHDIEHKGRYFSVPGPFLCEPSPQRTPVLFQAGASPRGVRFAAAHAEAVFVSGPTPQVVSGPVGALRAAAAELGRDPRAIKVFTMVTPVVGETRDEAVAKLRDYRRFVSPAGALALFGGWTGVDLAEFDPDDPLTYVETDANRSALASFTTAAPERSWTVRELAYEIGIGGRGPVLVGSPAEVADELERWVDEADVDGFNLAYVTTPGTFVDFAKFVVPELRRRGRVLGEQPRCTLRQRLGAPGPLLPADHPGAKYRR, encoded by the coding sequence ATGAGTGCACCGCGAAGGATCTTTCTCAACGCCTTCGACATGGCCTGCGTCGGGCATCAGTCCGCGGGACTGTGGCGCCACCCCGATGACCAGGGCTACCGCTACCGGGAACTGGGCTACTGGACCGAGTTGGCCCGCATCCTGGAGGCCGGCGGGTTCGACGCGCTGTTCCTCGCCGACGTCCTCGGGGTCTACGACGTGTACGGGGCGTCGCGCGACGCGGCGGTCGCCGACGCCGCCCAGTTCCCGGTCAACGACCCGACCGCCGCAGTCTCGGCGATGGCGGCGGTGACCGAGCGGCTGGGCTTCGGCATCACTTTGTCGCTGACCTACGAGCAGCCGTACGCGCTGGCGCGCAGGCTCTCGACACTGGACCACCTTACCGGCGGCCGGGTGGCATGGAACATCGTCACGTCCTATTTAGACAGTGCCGCAAAGAATTTGGGATTTGATGCCCAGATCCCGCACGACCGGCGTTACGAGATCGCCGACGAGTACCTCGAGGTCTGCTACAAGCTGTGGGAGGGCTCGTGGGAGGCCGACGCCGTGGTGCGCGACGCGCAGCGGGGCGTGTTCACCGACCCGGCCAAGGTGCACGACATCGAGCACAAGGGCCGCTATTTCTCGGTGCCCGGCCCGTTCCTGTGTGAACCGTCGCCACAACGCACTCCGGTGCTGTTCCAGGCCGGGGCGTCGCCGCGGGGTGTCCGGTTCGCCGCGGCACACGCCGAGGCGGTCTTCGTCTCGGGGCCGACGCCGCAGGTCGTGTCCGGCCCGGTGGGGGCGCTGCGCGCGGCCGCCGCCGAGCTGGGTCGGGACCCCCGTGCCATCAAGGTGTTCACCATGGTGACCCCGGTGGTCGGCGAGACGCGCGACGAGGCCGTCGCCAAGCTGCGGGACTACCGGCGGTTCGTCAGCCCGGCCGGCGCGCTCGCCCTGTTCGGCGGGTGGACCGGGGTCGACCTGGCCGAGTTCGACCCCGACGATCCGCTGACATATGTCGAGACCGATGCCAACCGCTCGGCGCTGGCGTCGTTCACCACCGCCGCGCCGGAGCGGTCGTGGACCGTGCGGGAGCTGGCCTACGAGATCGGCATCGGCGGCCGCGGGCCAGTGCTGGTGGGTTCGCCGGCCGAGGTGGCTGACGAATTGGAGCGGTGGGTCGACGAGGCCGACGTCGACGGGTTCAATCTGGCCTACGTGACGACCCCGGGTACCTTCGTCGATTTCGCGAAATTCGTTGTCCCCGAGCTGCGCCGGCGGGGACGGGTACTCGGGGAGCAGCCGCGCTGCACCCTGCGCCAACGGCTGGGCGCCCCCGGGCCGCTACTGCCGGCCGACCACCCCGGCGCGAAGTACCGCCGCTGA
- a CDS encoding flavin monoamine oxidase family protein yields MSKPPRIVDVVVVGAGFAGLAAARELYQQGHDVVVFEGRDRVGGRSLTGSVAGLPADLGGTFVGPTQDAVLAMAAELDVPTTPTHHDGKNLIHWRGWTHAYHGTIPKLSLTGLLDIGRLRWQFDRIARGIPLAAPWDARRARELDGLSLGGWLRSVRATASSHDLLAIVARVTWGCEPDDVSMLHAARYAHAAGGLDRLLDVQDGAQQDRFPGGTQQIAEAAAAELGTRVVLNAPVRRIERHGAGVTVTTDVGETEAGFVIVAIPPAHRASIEFTPPLPAEYEQLARHWPQGRLSKAYAAYSTPFWRTNGFSGQALSDEGPVFITFDVSPHPDGPGILMGFVDARAFDSLPSDQRRRDALRCFATLFGDDALKPLDYVDHRWGVEEFAPGGPTAAVPPGSWTRFGPWLREPVGPIHWAGTETADEWTGFLDGAIRSGQRAAAEITALL; encoded by the coding sequence GTGTCAAAACCCCCGCGGATTGTCGACGTTGTCGTGGTCGGTGCGGGCTTTGCCGGACTCGCCGCGGCGCGCGAGCTGTATCAACAGGGCCATGACGTGGTGGTTTTCGAGGGTCGCGACCGGGTCGGCGGACGGTCGCTGACCGGCAGCGTCGCCGGATTGCCCGCGGATCTGGGCGGCACTTTCGTCGGGCCGACCCAGGACGCCGTCTTGGCGATGGCCGCCGAACTCGACGTCCCTACCACCCCGACGCACCACGACGGCAAGAATCTCATCCATTGGCGCGGGTGGACCCACGCGTATCACGGCACCATCCCCAAGCTTTCGCTGACGGGGCTGCTGGACATCGGCCGGCTGCGGTGGCAGTTCGACAGGATCGCGCGCGGCATCCCGCTGGCGGCGCCGTGGGACGCCCGCCGGGCGCGCGAGCTCGACGGCCTGTCGCTCGGCGGCTGGTTGCGCTCGGTGCGGGCAACCGCCTCCTCACACGACCTGCTGGCGATCGTGGCGCGGGTGACCTGGGGATGTGAACCCGACGACGTGTCGATGCTGCACGCCGCCCGCTACGCGCACGCGGCCGGCGGCCTGGACCGGCTGCTCGACGTCCAGGACGGTGCCCAACAGGACCGCTTCCCCGGTGGCACCCAACAGATCGCCGAGGCCGCGGCAGCCGAGCTGGGCACCCGGGTGGTGCTCAATGCCCCGGTGCGTCGAATCGAGCGCCACGGCGCGGGCGTCACCGTCACGACCGATGTCGGCGAGACCGAGGCCGGCTTCGTCATCGTCGCCATCCCGCCGGCCCATCGCGCCTCGATCGAGTTCACTCCCCCGCTGCCCGCCGAGTACGAACAACTCGCCCGGCATTGGCCGCAGGGCCGGCTCAGCAAGGCGTACGCGGCCTATTCCACGCCGTTCTGGCGGACCAACGGATTTTCCGGGCAGGCGCTGTCCGACGAGGGCCCGGTTTTCATCACCTTCGACGTCAGTCCGCACCCGGACGGTCCCGGCATCCTGATGGGTTTTGTCGACGCCCGCGCGTTCGACTCACTGCCCAGCGATCAGCGTCGCCGCGACGCGTTGCGCTGCTTCGCAACGCTTTTCGGTGATGACGCGCTCAAACCCCTGGACTACGTCGATCATCGTTGGGGCGTGGAGGAATTCGCGCCTGGCGGCCCCACCGCCGCGGTACCGCCGGGGTCGTGGACCCGGTTCGGGCCGTGGCTGCGCGAACCTGTCGGGCCGATTCACTGGGCGGGCACCGAAACCGCAGACGAGTGGACCGGGTTCCTCGACGGGGCGATCCGCTCCGGACAGCGCGCGGCCGCCGAGATCACCGCCCTGCTATGA
- a CDS encoding flavin monoamine oxidase family protein produces MSGLSRRAFFAAATGVAGGGLTAACVSNPPTRAGERPSDAPPPPDTAAILVVGAGMAGLSAARSLADAGRPVRVIEARGRIGGRVCTDRDWGTPLELGASWIHGTTENPLTELARRARAQLISTDYYGWAELAVDPAVAPLDYHSATWRSFVERARGQAGAGSLGAAVQAAADNARLSAADRTQLAFYLTTEIEDEYAADANQLSAGSFDKGDYAGGDHDVITNGYDALPKSLADGLAIELNSPVTAIAQRDGAVIVRTKNRSFQGPAAIVTVPLGVLKSGAIAFDPPLPDGHDQAVRALGFGALSKSFFRFDRRTWKADNAFYQHIGPEGGLWSQWFTLPSTTVPIAVAFHGGERGRFVESCAPKDLLAGALPVARRLFGDNVALTDVRTSNWTLDPYALGAYSFHPPGSGLDDRRRLQQPVGDRLYLAGEAVGVDNPSTVTGALVSGRYAANQLLHKLNG; encoded by the coding sequence GTGTCGGGCTTATCGCGTCGGGCATTTTTCGCGGCCGCGACCGGCGTGGCCGGCGGTGGGCTGACGGCCGCCTGCGTGTCGAACCCACCGACGCGCGCGGGCGAGCGCCCGTCCGATGCGCCCCCGCCGCCGGACACCGCGGCGATCCTCGTCGTCGGCGCCGGGATGGCGGGTCTGTCCGCCGCCCGCAGCCTTGCCGACGCCGGACGGCCGGTGCGCGTCATCGAAGCCCGCGGCCGCATCGGCGGCAGGGTGTGTACCGACCGCGACTGGGGCACGCCCCTGGAACTGGGTGCGTCGTGGATTCACGGCACGACGGAAAACCCGCTGACCGAGCTGGCCCGGCGGGCACGGGCCCAGCTGATCAGCACCGACTACTACGGGTGGGCCGAGCTCGCGGTGGATCCCGCCGTGGCGCCGCTGGATTACCACAGCGCGACCTGGCGATCGTTTGTCGAGCGGGCGCGCGGTCAGGCCGGCGCGGGGAGTCTGGGCGCCGCCGTGCAAGCCGCCGCCGACAACGCACGGTTGTCCGCGGCCGATCGCACGCAGCTGGCGTTCTACCTCACCACCGAGATCGAGGACGAATACGCCGCCGACGCGAACCAGCTCTCGGCGGGCAGCTTTGACAAGGGTGACTACGCCGGCGGTGACCACGACGTCATCACGAACGGCTATGACGCCCTGCCGAAATCGCTCGCCGACGGACTTGCCATCGAGCTCAACTCGCCGGTCACCGCGATCGCGCAGCGTGACGGTGCCGTCATCGTGCGGACCAAAAACAGATCGTTTCAGGGGCCCGCCGCAATCGTGACGGTTCCCCTCGGCGTGCTGAAATCCGGTGCGATCGCCTTCGATCCGCCGCTGCCCGATGGGCATGACCAGGCCGTGCGGGCGTTGGGCTTCGGGGCGTTGTCCAAGAGCTTCTTTCGCTTCGATCGACGAACGTGGAAGGCAGACAACGCCTTCTATCAGCACATCGGGCCCGAAGGCGGGCTGTGGTCGCAGTGGTTCACCTTGCCGAGCACCACCGTTCCCATCGCCGTGGCCTTCCACGGCGGCGAGCGGGGACGATTCGTGGAATCCTGCGCACCCAAGGATCTGCTGGCCGGCGCGCTACCGGTGGCCCGCCGGCTCTTCGGCGACAACGTGGCGCTGACGGATGTGCGGACGTCGAACTGGACCCTCGACCCGTACGCGCTGGGTGCATATTCGTTTCACCCGCCCGGCTCCGGCCTGGACGACCGGCGCCGTCTGCAGCAACCGGTCGGCGACCGGCTTTATCTGGCGGGCGAAGCTGTGGGCGTCGACAATCCGTCCACGGTGACGGGTGCGCTGGTCAGCGGCCGCTACGCCGCGAACCAACTGCTGCACAAACTGAACGGGTGA
- a CDS encoding MFS transporter, whose protein sequence is MIGTTIEWYDFYLYATASALVFKPLFFPNISPTAGTLAAFATYAAGFGARPLGAVLSGHFGDRLGRKAVLVGALVVMGLVTTLIGVLPTYAEAGLPAPALLASLRVLQGLAVGAEWGGAAVLSVEHAPPDRRGLFGSFTQLGSPAGMLLATSVFFLARGATGPTAFLVYGWRIPFLLSVFLVGIGLFVRLRLTDAEIFDRVKARDELARLPIVEVLRTDSRNVAITTGLRLSQIGLFVLLTTYSLTYLQDYFGKGSSVGLVAVLVSSALGFLSTPGWALLSDRVGRRPPYLFGAVAGVVALVLFFVAAGSGSVLWVVLSIVFGINVVHDAMYGPQAAWFAELFDTRVRYSGASLGYQIGAVLSGGFAPLIAASLLVVGGGRPWLIVGYFAVLAAITAAAAYAAGETREDHLG, encoded by the coding sequence ATGATCGGGACCACCATCGAGTGGTATGACTTCTACCTGTACGCGACCGCGTCTGCGCTGGTCTTCAAACCGCTTTTCTTCCCCAACATCTCACCGACCGCGGGGACGTTGGCCGCGTTCGCCACCTATGCCGCCGGATTCGGGGCCCGACCCCTTGGCGCGGTGCTGTCCGGGCACTTCGGCGACCGGTTGGGCCGTAAAGCGGTTCTGGTGGGCGCGTTGGTCGTGATGGGGTTGGTCACCACCTTGATCGGAGTGTTGCCGACTTATGCCGAGGCAGGGCTGCCGGCGCCGGCCCTGCTGGCGTCGCTGCGTGTGCTGCAGGGTCTCGCCGTGGGCGCCGAATGGGGTGGCGCCGCGGTACTCTCGGTGGAGCATGCACCGCCCGATCGTCGCGGATTGTTCGGCAGCTTCACGCAGCTGGGATCGCCGGCCGGCATGCTGCTGGCGACCTCGGTGTTCTTTCTCGCCCGCGGGGCCACCGGACCCACCGCGTTCCTGGTATACGGATGGCGAATCCCGTTCCTGCTCAGCGTCTTTCTGGTAGGAATAGGCCTGTTCGTCCGGCTCAGGCTGACCGACGCCGAGATCTTCGACCGGGTCAAGGCGCGTGACGAGCTGGCCCGGCTGCCGATAGTCGAAGTGCTGCGCACCGATTCGCGCAACGTTGCCATCACCACCGGGTTGCGACTGTCGCAGATCGGGCTTTTCGTGTTGCTGACGACGTATTCACTTACCTATCTGCAGGATTACTTCGGCAAGGGCAGCTCGGTGGGTCTGGTCGCGGTGCTGGTGTCGTCGGCCCTGGGGTTCCTGAGCACACCGGGCTGGGCGTTGCTGTCGGATCGGGTGGGACGGCGGCCACCGTACCTGTTCGGCGCGGTGGCCGGAGTCGTTGCCCTGGTGTTGTTCTTCGTGGCCGCCGGCAGCGGGTCGGTGCTGTGGGTGGTGCTGTCAATCGTGTTCGGCATCAACGTCGTTCACGACGCCATGTACGGGCCCCAGGCGGCCTGGTTCGCCGAACTCTTCGACACCCGGGTGCGCTACAGCGGCGCATCGTTGGGCTATCAGATCGGCGCGGTGCTCTCGGGGGGGTTCGCGCCGTTGATAGCCGCGTCGTTATTGGTGGTCGGGGGCGGCCGGCCGTGGCTGATCGTGGGCTACTTCGCGGTGCTGGCGGCGATCACAGCCGCCGCCGCGTACGCGGCGGGCGAGACACGTGAGGATCATCTCGGATGA
- a CDS encoding helix-turn-helix domain-containing protein: MGTRSDFRPSRPVRVADAEHGLRPDAVQYKQFRTADAHEARRFFAGAYQPGWRLAALGNHVVVSHRRSDAGSMTVDEVMIQGRVTLEIPAADTVVVIQPCAGSLSVAGGPVATADFPILAADGMSCVLHCNGARFVVVTVDADVLHKVAADWHTSLVQQTRFMNWRPRSRAAVRAWHRALDYVVATLASADTAQQPLIAAGMANLLAGAVLECYPSNLTEQDPAGDLTVPDTLREAVSFIHRHTSEDIGINDVADAVHLTPRAVQYLFRRQLDTTPTEYMRHVRLGHAHQELVAATPAASTVTEIAQRWGFAHTGRFAVLYRQTYGQSPHTTLRQQAPPS; this comes from the coding sequence ATGGGGACTCGGTCCGATTTTCGCCCGTCCCGTCCTGTGCGCGTAGCGGATGCCGAGCATGGATTGCGCCCGGACGCCGTGCAATACAAGCAGTTTCGTACCGCCGATGCGCATGAGGCACGTCGATTCTTTGCCGGCGCGTATCAGCCGGGCTGGCGACTCGCCGCGCTTGGCAATCACGTTGTGGTGTCACACCGGCGCAGTGACGCGGGCTCGATGACAGTCGACGAGGTGATGATCCAGGGACGTGTGACGCTCGAGATTCCGGCGGCCGACACCGTCGTCGTGATCCAGCCGTGCGCCGGGTCGTTGAGTGTCGCGGGCGGTCCCGTGGCGACCGCGGACTTCCCGATCCTCGCCGCCGACGGAATGTCTTGCGTATTGCACTGCAACGGTGCGCGTTTCGTGGTGGTGACGGTCGACGCGGACGTGCTGCACAAGGTCGCCGCTGACTGGCACACGTCGTTGGTTCAACAGACCCGTTTCATGAATTGGCGGCCGCGTTCCCGTGCGGCCGTGCGGGCTTGGCACCGAGCGCTGGACTATGTGGTGGCCACCCTGGCATCAGCCGACACCGCCCAGCAGCCGCTGATCGCCGCGGGCATGGCCAACCTGCTGGCCGGTGCGGTGCTCGAGTGTTACCCGTCCAACCTCACCGAACAGGATCCGGCCGGCGATCTCACGGTGCCCGACACCCTCAGGGAGGCGGTGTCTTTCATCCACCGCCACACCTCCGAGGACATCGGCATCAACGATGTCGCGGACGCCGTGCATCTGACGCCCCGGGCGGTCCAGTACCTGTTCCGTCGTCAGCTCGACACGACGCCGACGGAGTACATGCGTCATGTGCGGCTCGGCCACGCCCATCAAGAGCTGGTGGCAGCAACCCCGGCAGCATCCACCGTCACCGAAATCGCCCAGCGGTGGGGCTTCGCGCATACCGGCCGGTTCGCGGTGCTCTACCGCCAGACCTACGGCCAGAGCCCGCACACCACGCTGAGGCAGCAGGCTCCGCCATCCTGA
- a CDS encoding alpha/beta fold hydrolase — protein sequence MSARRSARPVDPFPDKLPPSETVSVRAPDGTRLHVEVFGPPEGYPIVLTHGITCAIRAWAYQIADLSNDYRVIAFDHRGHGRSGVPRPKEYSLKHLASDLDSVLDATLAPHERAVIAGHSMGGITIAAWSERYRHKVARRADAVALINTTTGDLIRRVQLLPAPYGLSAARVLAGRALINAFGGFPVPGAARIPSRYVVAMLATGRDADPSIARLVYELFEQTSPAGRAGCARALVMSLGSRYLNLDGLTVPTLVIGSERDRLTPISQSRRIARTAPNLIELVELPGGHCSMLEHPREVNRQLRALAETAMHNAATRRISS from the coding sequence ATGAGTGCTCGACGATCGGCTCGCCCAGTTGACCCGTTCCCCGACAAGTTGCCGCCGAGTGAGACGGTGTCGGTCCGGGCCCCCGACGGCACCCGGCTGCACGTCGAGGTGTTCGGGCCGCCCGAGGGTTATCCGATCGTCTTGACCCACGGCATTACCTGCGCGATCCGGGCGTGGGCCTATCAGATCGCCGACCTGTCCAACGACTACCGGGTGATCGCGTTCGATCATCGCGGCCACGGCAGAAGCGGCGTGCCGCGACCCAAGGAATACAGCCTCAAACACCTTGCCTCCGACCTGGATTCGGTGCTCGATGCGACCCTGGCGCCACACGAGCGGGCCGTGATCGCCGGTCACTCGATGGGCGGCATCACCATCGCCGCGTGGTCTGAGCGCTACCGCCACAAGGTTGCCCGGCGCGCCGACGCCGTCGCGCTGATCAACACTACGACCGGAGATCTGATCCGACGGGTGCAATTGCTGCCGGCGCCGTACGGGTTGTCCGCGGCACGAGTTCTCGCCGGGCGCGCCTTGATCAACGCGTTCGGTGGCTTCCCGGTCCCCGGCGCCGCCCGCATCCCGAGCCGGTACGTGGTGGCGATGCTGGCCACCGGGCGAGACGCCGATCCGAGCATCGCCAGGCTCGTCTACGAGCTCTTCGAGCAGACATCACCGGCGGGGCGGGCCGGCTGCGCGAGGGCGCTGGTCATGTCGCTGGGGTCGCGGTATCTCAACCTGGACGGCCTGACCGTGCCGACGTTGGTCATCGGCAGCGAACGCGACCGCCTGACCCCCATCAGCCAGTCGCGCAGGATCGCACGCACCGCACCCAACCTGATCGAGCTGGTCGAGCTGCCCGGCGGGCACTGCTCGATGTTGGAACACCCGCGCGAGGTGAATCGTCAGTTGCGCGCACTCGCCGAGACGGCCATGCACAACGCCGCCACCCGCCGGATCAGTTCATAG